Proteins encoded within one genomic window of Flavobacterium oreochromis:
- the pafA gene encoding alkaline phosphatase PafA, translating to MKKFFKVYFSILSMAVGAQTAKINAEIKRPKLVVGIVVDQMKMEYLNRFYSDFSESGFKRLLRDGFTYHNMHYNYMPTFTGPGHASIYTGTTPAVHGIVGNEWFNKATGKNLYCTDDTDVSTVGIGTESEGKMSPKILQSSTITDELKLSTNFKGKVIGVSVKDRGAILPAGHFADWAFWFSKTGNFISSTFYGKSLPTWVTQFNNEKNYEKYVNQNWDLLKEKSTYNESLPDDNPYEGKLNKKQAFFPYALSELTKPGDVGILRTTPFGNNFLADFAQKTIENEQLGKDDDTDFLTVSFSATDYIGHMYGPRSIELQDTYLRLDQTLASFLQYLDINVGKDNYLLFLTADHAGAENVMHLKDNRYDVDDTNEKNIEHAIAEFTKAQFGDNLLLLYDSFNVFLDKVKIKEKGLDLNKVKNAVKDFLYTQKHVKKVYDESEIIAGSVSDNYLNFVSKGYDPVQNGELIIVDKPAYMQYQTTGTSHGSPYSYDTHVPCLFYGWGIKKGENFDKKDITQIAPTLALKLKTTLPNSTDAIPLTEILPK from the coding sequence ATGAAGAAATTTTTTAAAGTATATTTTTCTATATTGAGTATGGCTGTTGGCGCACAAACGGCTAAAATCAATGCAGAAATAAAAAGACCTAAACTAGTAGTAGGTATAGTGGTAGATCAAATGAAAATGGAATATTTAAATCGTTTTTACAGCGATTTTTCCGAAAGTGGATTTAAACGTTTATTACGTGACGGATTTACTTATCACAATATGCACTATAACTATATGCCTACTTTTACAGGTCCTGGACATGCTTCTATTTATACAGGAACTACCCCTGCTGTACATGGAATTGTGGGCAATGAATGGTTTAACAAGGCTACAGGAAAAAATCTGTACTGTACAGATGATACTGACGTTTCCACTGTAGGTATAGGTACTGAATCTGAAGGAAAAATGTCTCCTAAAATCTTACAATCATCAACAATTACAGATGAATTAAAATTAAGCACAAATTTCAAAGGTAAAGTAATTGGAGTAAGTGTTAAAGATCGAGGAGCAATTTTACCAGCTGGGCATTTTGCTGATTGGGCTTTTTGGTTTAGCAAAACAGGAAATTTTATCTCTAGTACATTCTATGGTAAATCACTACCAACTTGGGTAACTCAATTTAATAATGAAAAAAACTACGAGAAATACGTTAACCAAAATTGGGATTTATTAAAAGAAAAAAGCACTTACAATGAAAGCTTACCTGATGACAATCCATACGAAGGGAAGCTAAACAAAAAACAAGCATTCTTCCCTTACGCCCTTTCAGAATTAACAAAACCAGGCGATGTTGGCATTTTAAGAACAACACCTTTTGGCAACAATTTCTTAGCGGACTTTGCTCAAAAAACAATTGAAAATGAACAATTAGGGAAAGATGATGACACTGATTTTTTAACCGTTAGCTTTTCCGCTACAGATTACATTGGTCACATGTATGGTCCCCGTTCTATTGAACTACAAGACACTTACTTACGTTTAGATCAAACATTAGCAAGTTTCTTACAATATCTTGACATTAATGTAGGAAAAGATAATTACTTACTTTTCTTAACAGCAGATCATGCTGGTGCTGAAAATGTTATGCACTTAAAAGACAATCGCTATGATGTAGACGATACTAATGAAAAAAATATTGAACATGCTATTGCTGAATTCACCAAAGCTCAATTTGGCGACAACCTATTATTGTTATATGATTCCTTCAATGTTTTCTTAGATAAGGTCAAAATAAAAGAAAAAGGATTAGATCTTAACAAGGTAAAAAATGCCGTTAAAGACTTCCTATATACACAAAAACATGTTAAAAAAGTATATGATGAAAGTGAAATCATAGCAGGCTCTGTATCTGATAACTATTTAAATTTTGTATCTAAAGGATATGACCCTGTTCAAAATGGAGAGTTAATTATAGTAGACAAACCTGCTTATATGCAATATCAAACCACAGGAACTTCACACGGTTCACCTTATAGTTACGACACCCACGTTCCTTGTTTATTCTATGGATGGGGAATCAAAAAAGGAGAAAATTTCGACAAGAAAGACATCACTCAAATTGCTCCTACCCTAGCATTAAAACTAAAAACAACTTTACCTAATAGTACTGATGCTATACCTTTAACTGAAATCTTACCTAAATAA
- a CDS encoding methyltransferase domain-containing protein — MASCEVIEHFHHPKKEFQLLKELLVPKGKLYCMTHLYDSSIHFEKWYYKNDTTHVFIYQKETIEWIAKMLMFSDFTIKNRLIIFTK, encoded by the coding sequence ATCGCTTCTTGTGAAGTAATTGAACATTTTCATCACCCAAAAAAAGAATTTCAATTACTCAAAGAATTACTTGTGCCTAAAGGAAAATTGTATTGCATGACTCATTTATATGATTCTTCTATTCATTTTGAAAAATGGTATTACAAAAATGATACAACACATGTTTTCATATATCAAAAAGAAACTATTGAATGGATCGCAAAAATGCTTATGTTTTCTGATTTTACAATTAAAAACCGATTAATTATCTTTACTAAGTAA
- a CDS encoding WbqC family protein, with protein sequence MNLLIHPTYFPSISHFAAIAQAEKVTFEMDDNFQKQTNRNRMYIYSPNGIQLLNIPVKHSKGGHQKTKDIRLETAFDWQKQHFKSLEAAYRTSPFFEYYEDAITPIFNQKHEFLIDLNYQTIEIVSKCLGLNFEQHKTIEFFKEAPDYKDLRSLANGKKDSTLLTPYTQVFEEKHGFINNLSILDLLFNEGRYAKEYLVNQNLF encoded by the coding sequence ATGAACTTATTAATACACCCTACCTATTTCCCTTCAATTAGTCATTTTGCAGCTATTGCTCAAGCAGAAAAGGTTACGTTTGAAATGGATGACAACTTTCAAAAACAAACGAACCGAAACAGAATGTACATATACAGCCCAAACGGAATACAACTCTTAAACATTCCTGTTAAACATTCTAAAGGAGGACATCAAAAAACAAAAGATATTCGATTAGAAACCGCTTTTGACTGGCAAAAACAACATTTTAAATCATTAGAAGCCGCTTATAGAACCTCTCCTTTCTTCGAATATTATGAAGATGCTATTACTCCTATATTCAATCAAAAACATGAATTCTTAATAGATTTAAATTACCAAACCATTGAAATTGTTTCTAAATGTTTAGGATTAAATTTTGAACAACACAAAACAATAGAATTTTTTAAAGAAGCTCCAGATTATAAAGATTTACGTTCACTTGCTAACGGTAAAAAAGATTCCACTTTACTAACACCTTACACTCAAGTCTTTGAAGAAAAACATGGCTTTATAAACAACTTAAGTATTTTAGATTTACTTTTTAATGAAGGTCGCTACGCAAAAGAATATTTAGTAAATCAAAACTTATTTTAA
- a CDS encoding ParB/RepB/Spo0J family partition protein produces the protein MALAKKQAMGRGLSAILKDPDNDIKSATDKNADKVVGNILEVDIESIEINPFQPRTNFNEEALQELATSIRELGVIQPITVRKIDFNKYQLISGERRLRASKIVGLKTVPAYIRLADDNESLTMALVENIQRHDLDPIEIALSYQRLMDEIQLTQEQVSDRVGKKRSTVANYLRLLKLDPIIQTGIRDGFISMGHGRAIITIEDHDAQASIYQKIVSQNLSVRETEALVKAYHNGELDKPATKPTEAAFDIGLDEKDPLMITLELK, from the coding sequence ATGGCATTGGCAAAAAAACAAGCAATGGGAAGAGGATTATCGGCTATACTGAAAGATCCAGATAATGACATCAAATCAGCGACCGATAAAAATGCAGACAAAGTAGTAGGTAATATCCTTGAAGTGGATATTGAGTCTATTGAAATTAATCCTTTTCAACCCCGTACTAATTTTAACGAAGAAGCCTTACAAGAACTCGCTACTTCTATTAGAGAATTAGGCGTTATTCAACCGATTACCGTTCGTAAAATTGATTTCAATAAATATCAATTAATATCAGGTGAGCGTCGTTTACGCGCTTCTAAGATTGTAGGATTAAAGACAGTCCCAGCCTATATCCGTTTAGCAGACGATAATGAATCTCTAACAATGGCGTTAGTAGAAAACATCCAACGTCATGATTTAGATCCTATTGAAATAGCACTTTCATATCAGCGTTTAATGGATGAAATTCAACTTACACAAGAACAAGTAAGCGACAGAGTAGGTAAAAAACGTTCTACTGTTGCTAACTACCTTCGTCTATTAAAACTAGATCCAATCATCCAAACAGGTATCCGAGATGGTTTTATATCTATGGGGCATGGTCGTGCTATCATAACGATAGAAGACCATGATGCACAGGCTTCTATATATCAAAAAATAGTAAGTCAAAATCTTTCTGTTAGAGAAACAGAAGCTTTAGTTAAAGCTTACCACAATGGAGAACTAGACAAACCCGCAACTAAACCTACCGAAGCTGCGTTTGACATAGGTTTAGATGAAAAAGATCCTTTAATGATTACTTTGGAGCTAAAGTAG
- a CDS encoding rhomboid family intramembrane serine protease: MNILEDLKQQYRVGDLTIKLIFWNILLFVFPTLIVSVLKLIGITFNFYEWVALSSDIHQLSYKPWSLVSYCFFHSGWIHLVFNTLMLHFAGRIFTTYFTQKQLLSVYVLGGLFAGLIYILTYLILPFLSNQSVLLVGASASIMAIVYATATYQPYMNVRLALFGNVYVWQIALVFLIIDLVQLPLENTGGHISHLGGAFFGFIYIKLLKKGVDLGKGLSGFLDNISNLFNKKKATPFKTVHKNATPSKNEIKSKIVRKDKTQQQIDEILDKISQSGYESLTKEEKEFLFRAGK, translated from the coding sequence ATGAATATTTTAGAGGACTTAAAGCAACAATATAGAGTAGGAGATTTAACTATAAAATTAATTTTTTGGAATATCTTATTATTTGTGTTTCCAACTCTTATTGTTAGTGTTTTGAAATTAATAGGGATAACATTTAATTTCTATGAATGGGTTGCGTTGTCTAGTGATATTCATCAATTAAGCTATAAGCCTTGGAGTTTAGTTAGTTATTGTTTTTTTCATAGTGGTTGGATTCATTTAGTTTTTAATACGTTGATGTTGCATTTTGCAGGTCGAATTTTTACTACTTATTTTACTCAAAAACAACTTTTATCAGTTTATGTCTTAGGAGGTTTATTTGCTGGTTTAATTTATATCTTAACTTATCTAATATTGCCTTTTTTGTCTAATCAATCAGTTTTGCTTGTAGGAGCTTCTGCCTCTATTATGGCTATAGTATATGCTACGGCTACTTACCAGCCTTATATGAATGTTCGTTTGGCATTATTTGGTAATGTATATGTTTGGCAAATAGCTTTAGTTTTTCTTATAATTGATTTAGTACAGTTGCCTTTAGAAAATACAGGAGGGCATATTTCTCATTTAGGAGGGGCATTTTTTGGATTTATATATATAAAATTATTAAAGAAAGGGGTTGATTTAGGAAAAGGATTAAGTGGGTTTTTAGATAATATTTCAAATTTGTTTAATAAGAAAAAGGCAACACCGTTTAAAACGGTTCATAAAAACGCTACTCCCTCAAAAAACGAAATAAAAAGTAAGATAGTAAGGAAAGACAAAACACAACAACAAATTGATGAAATCTTAGATAAAATTAGTCAATCTGGTTATGAAAGTCTAACTAAAGAAGAGAAAGAATTTCTTTTTAGAGCAGGTAAATAA
- the ribH gene encoding 6,7-dimethyl-8-ribityllumazine synthase: MATANKNLSEYDKNSIPNAKDFRFGIVVSEWNDKITEGLFKGAASALLDCGALPENIIRWNVPGSFELIYGASQMHKNLDLDAVIVIGCVIKGETMHFEFVCEGVTQGIKDMNVIYDVPTIFCVLTDNTEEQSIARSGGAHGNKGTEAAIAAIKMVDLRNKF; this comes from the coding sequence ATGGCTACAGCAAATAAAAATTTATCAGAGTACGATAAAAATTCGATCCCAAATGCGAAAGATTTTCGATTTGGGATTGTTGTTTCTGAATGGAATGATAAAATTACCGAAGGTCTTTTTAAGGGAGCAGCATCTGCTTTGTTAGATTGTGGTGCCTTACCTGAAAATATTATTCGATGGAATGTTCCAGGTAGTTTTGAATTGATTTACGGAGCAAGTCAAATGCATAAAAATTTAGATTTAGATGCCGTTATTGTAATTGGTTGTGTTATTAAAGGTGAAACGATGCATTTTGAGTTTGTATGTGAAGGTGTAACACAAGGAATTAAAGATATGAATGTCATATATGATGTTCCTACTATTTTTTGTGTATTAACTGATAACACAGAAGAACAATCTATAGCCAGAAGTGGAGGAGCCCATGGGAATAAGGGTACAGAAGCTGCAATAGCTGCCATAAAAATGGTAGATTTAAGAAACAAATTTTAA
- the trxA gene encoding thioredoxin: MKNLLFSTLCTTMIVFTSCKGQNNSTTDNLEPKIFAEKIANSDVYILDVRTPQEYASQHLDKAINIDYNAADFETNLAKLDKNKPVYLYCLSGGRSGKAMDKMSRMGFKEIHNMTGGIMKWNTEGLSKPTAVSGMTLVEFQKLVQSDKKVLVDFYAEWCGPCKKMAPYLEKIKEEMKGKIKIVKIDADQNQQLAQDLQIEGLPTLILYQEGKETWKNLGFIKEEELRKKL; the protein is encoded by the coding sequence ATGAAAAACTTACTATTCAGCACACTTTGCACCACAATGATTGTCTTTACTAGTTGTAAAGGACAAAATAATTCTACAACAGACAATTTAGAACCTAAGATATTTGCTGAAAAAATAGCTAATTCAGACGTATATATACTTGATGTAAGAACACCTCAAGAATATGCTTCTCAACACTTAGACAAAGCAATAAATATTGACTACAACGCGGCTGATTTTGAAACCAATTTAGCAAAGTTAGACAAAAACAAACCTGTTTACCTATACTGCCTAAGCGGAGGAAGAAGTGGAAAAGCTATGGATAAAATGAGCCGTATGGGCTTTAAAGAGATTCATAATATGACAGGAGGCATCATGAAATGGAATACTGAAGGATTATCAAAACCTACAGCTGTATCAGGAATGACCCTTGTTGAATTTCAAAAATTAGTACAATCAGATAAAAAAGTATTAGTCGATTTTTATGCCGAATGGTGTGGTCCTTGTAAAAAAATGGCTCCTTATCTTGAAAAAATAAAAGAGGAAATGAAAGGTAAAATTAAAATCGTAAAAATAGATGCTGATCAAAACCAACAATTAGCACAAGATTTACAAATTGAAGGATTACCTACTCTAATTCTTTATCAAGAAGGCAAAGAAACTTGGAAAAACTTAGGTTTTATTAAAGAAGAAGAATTGAGAAAAAAACTATAA
- a CDS encoding ParA family protein — MGKIIAIANQKGGVGKTTTSINLAAALGALEKKVLLIDADPQANATSGLGIDVESVELGTYQILEHSCTPTEALINSTAPNVDVIPAHIDLVAIEIELVDKENREYMLKEALKSVSENYDYIIIDCAPSLGLLTLNALTAANSVVIPIQCEYFALEGLGKLLNTIKSVQKIHNPDLDIEGLLLTMYDSRLRLSNQVVEEVQKHFNNMVFDTVIQRNIKLSEAPSFGESIINYDATSKGATNYLDLASEIIKKNS; from the coding sequence ATGGGTAAAATCATTGCAATTGCTAATCAAAAAGGTGGTGTAGGTAAAACAACCACTTCTATTAATTTAGCGGCCGCTTTAGGGGCTTTAGAAAAAAAAGTATTACTTATAGATGCTGATCCGCAGGCAAATGCTACCTCTGGATTAGGTATTGATGTAGAGTCAGTTGAACTAGGCACCTACCAAATTTTAGAGCACAGTTGTACGCCTACTGAAGCGCTTATTAACAGTACAGCTCCTAATGTAGATGTAATTCCTGCGCATATTGACTTAGTAGCAATCGAAATAGAATTAGTAGATAAAGAAAACCGTGAATACATGCTTAAAGAAGCATTAAAATCAGTTTCTGAGAACTACGATTATATCATTATCGATTGTGCTCCTTCTTTAGGATTACTAACACTTAATGCACTAACAGCTGCTAACTCAGTAGTAATTCCTATTCAATGCGAATATTTTGCTTTGGAAGGACTTGGTAAATTATTGAATACAATCAAAAGCGTTCAAAAAATTCACAATCCTGATTTAGATATCGAAGGACTTTTACTTACCATGTATGATTCCCGCTTACGTCTATCTAATCAAGTAGTTGAAGAGGTACAAAAACACTTTAACAATATGGTATTTGATACTGTTATTCAACGTAATATCAAATTAAGTGAAGCACCTAGTTTTGGTGAAAGTATTATAAATTATGATGCTACTAGTAAAGGAGCTACAAACTATTTAGATTTAGCATCAGAAATTATCAAAAAGAATAGTTAA
- a CDS encoding tetratricopeptide repeat protein: protein MATYNKRGYKAPKPQVEKTEEDTLENVPDLEQTIAVEESESTTANVFNTLDETASKTEEFVAKNQNLILSVLGGVALVVVGYLMYNKFVSTPSENEAASDMYQAQKYFQQAVDASQANDSLFKLALNGGEGKQGFIDIAKNHSGTDAGNLANYYAGMAYLHTKQFEKAIEYLNDYKSDDAYTNALALGAIGDAKAELNKTDEALEYYVKAAESNANELTTPRFLLKAGQLAFAKGDKANALKYFTEIKEKYEDTPEAQNIDALIGMAQ, encoded by the coding sequence ATGGCAACTTATAATAAAAGAGGATATAAAGCTCCAAAACCACAAGTTGAGAAAACGGAAGAAGATACGCTTGAAAATGTACCTGATTTAGAGCAAACCATTGCGGTTGAAGAAAGTGAAAGTACGACCGCTAACGTTTTTAATACCTTAGATGAAACTGCAAGTAAAACGGAAGAGTTCGTAGCAAAGAATCAAAACCTAATTTTATCAGTTTTAGGAGGGGTGGCTTTAGTTGTAGTGGGGTACTTGATGTATAATAAATTTGTATCAACTCCATCTGAAAATGAAGCTGCTAGTGATATGTATCAAGCTCAGAAGTATTTTCAACAAGCAGTTGATGCTTCACAAGCAAATGATTCTTTATTTAAGTTAGCCTTAAATGGAGGTGAAGGAAAACAAGGTTTTATTGATATTGCTAAAAATCATAGTGGTACAGATGCAGGTAATTTAGCAAATTATTATGCGGGTATGGCTTATTTACATACTAAACAGTTTGAAAAAGCAATTGAGTATTTAAATGATTATAAGTCAGACGATGCTTATACTAATGCTTTAGCTTTAGGTGCCATTGGTGATGCAAAAGCAGAATTAAATAAAACGGATGAAGCGTTAGAATACTACGTAAAGGCAGCTGAAAGTAACGCAAATGAATTAACTACACCACGCTTTTTGTTAAAAGCAGGTCAATTAGCTTTTGCTAAAGGAGATAAAGCAAATGCGTTAAAATATTTTACTGAAATTAAAGAAAAATATGAAGACACTCCAGAAGCTCAAAATATTGATGCTTTAATAGGAATGGCTCAATAA
- the mutL gene encoding DNA mismatch repair endonuclease MutL, with amino-acid sequence MSSIIQLLPDHVANQIAAGEVVQRPASVVKELVENAIDAGSTDIKLICKDAGKTLIQVIDNGKGMSVTDARLCFERHATSKIRKAEDLFDLHTKGFRGEALASIAAIAHVELKTKQDQDELGSHLIIEGSKFVSQEPSVLPKGTSFAIKNLFFNIPARRNFLKSDTVELRHIIDEFQRVALAHENIHFTFYHNGSEVFNLPQSNLRQRIVNVFAGKTNEKLVPVTEETEILQLKGFIGKPEFAKKSRGEQFFFVNDRFIKSGYLHHAIMAAYEGLLKDGMQPSYFLYLDVPPHTIDINIHPTKTEIKFDDEQALYAIIRSAVKHSLGQFNVAPVLDFDRDANLDTPYSYKDLEAEMPTIQVDATFNPFADDIPVSPKSTSNFNSSSSSSHFNYQPKKESQSWESLYVGLKDAFEPEEIHFESETVTGSLFNDTEIEKAKSTTYQLQKKYIVSPIKSGMLIIDQHRAHQRILYEQLLKNITVQQANSQQLLFPLTLYFSGTEMALFLELKASLENAGFIFESAASGTVVISGIPVTMTESEVTRVLEQLISDLQEEIPDSSFSQMDSMAKSMARSLAVKTGTILTEVEQENIVNNLFACKEQSVSPFNRPTFYNFKRG; translated from the coding sequence ATGTCAAGTATAATACAATTACTACCTGATCATGTAGCTAATCAGATAGCGGCAGGAGAGGTAGTACAAAGACCAGCTTCCGTAGTTAAGGAATTGGTAGAAAATGCAATAGATGCAGGATCTACTGATATTAAACTTATTTGTAAGGATGCGGGAAAAACACTCATACAAGTTATAGATAATGGAAAAGGGATGAGTGTAACGGATGCACGTCTTTGTTTTGAACGTCATGCTACTTCAAAAATTAGAAAAGCAGAAGACTTATTTGATTTGCATACCAAAGGTTTTAGGGGAGAAGCTTTAGCTTCTATTGCAGCAATAGCTCATGTAGAGCTTAAGACAAAGCAAGATCAAGATGAATTAGGAAGTCATTTAATTATTGAAGGAAGTAAATTTGTTTCTCAAGAACCATCTGTATTACCAAAAGGGACTTCATTTGCAATTAAAAATTTATTCTTTAATATACCTGCCCGTAGAAATTTTTTAAAATCAGATACGGTTGAATTGCGGCATATAATTGATGAATTTCAACGAGTAGCCCTAGCTCACGAAAATATACATTTTACTTTTTATCATAATGGAAGCGAAGTGTTTAATTTGCCACAATCTAATTTACGTCAGCGTATTGTAAATGTTTTTGCTGGAAAAACAAATGAAAAGTTAGTGCCAGTAACGGAAGAAACAGAAATTTTACAATTAAAAGGTTTTATAGGTAAGCCTGAATTTGCTAAAAAGAGTAGAGGAGAACAATTCTTTTTTGTAAATGATCGCTTTATTAAAAGTGGTTATTTGCATCATGCTATTATGGCTGCTTATGAAGGTTTGTTAAAAGATGGGATGCAACCAAGCTATTTCCTTTATTTAGATGTACCTCCACATACTATTGATATTAATATTCATCCAACTAAAACAGAAATAAAGTTTGATGATGAACAAGCTCTGTATGCTATTATCCGTTCAGCAGTAAAACACAGTTTAGGACAGTTTAACGTAGCCCCCGTTTTAGATTTTGATCGTGATGCTAATTTAGATACACCTTATAGTTATAAAGATCTAGAAGCAGAAATGCCAACCATACAGGTAGATGCTACCTTTAACCCGTTTGCAGATGATATACCAGTATCCCCCAAAAGTACCAGCAATTTTAATTCTTCTTCAAGTAGTAGTCATTTTAATTATCAGCCTAAAAAAGAAAGCCAGAGTTGGGAGAGCCTTTATGTAGGATTAAAAGATGCTTTTGAGCCAGAAGAAATACATTTTGAATCGGAAACTGTTACAGGATCTTTGTTTAACGATACTGAGATAGAAAAAGCAAAATCTACAACTTATCAACTGCAAAAGAAATATATTGTAAGTCCTATCAAATCAGGGATGCTAATTATAGATCAACATAGAGCTCATCAGCGTATTTTGTATGAGCAATTGTTGAAAAATATAACGGTTCAACAAGCTAATAGTCAGCAATTGTTATTTCCTTTAACTTTGTATTTTTCAGGTACAGAAATGGCATTGTTCTTAGAGTTAAAAGCTTCATTAGAAAATGCAGGATTTATTTTCGAATCCGCTGCTTCAGGTACCGTTGTTATATCAGGTATTCCAGTTACTATGACAGAAAGTGAAGTAACAAGAGTTTTAGAACAACTGATATCAGATTTACAAGAAGAAATACCAGACAGTAGTTTTAGTCAGATGGATAGTATGGCTAAATCTATGGCAAGAAGTTTAGCAGTTAAAACAGGAACTATTTTAACTGAAGTAGAACAAGAGAATATAGTTAATAACCTCTTTGCTTGCAAAGAACAATCAGTTTCACCATTTAATCGTCCTACTTTTTATAACTTTAAGCGTGGATGA
- a CDS encoding aminotransferase class I/II-fold pyridoxal phosphate-dependent enzyme, with the protein MEKIAKQTLIRYNRSINTNTEILITAGATQGIYSTINALISTNDEVIILDPCYDSYEPSVLLAGGQPIRVPLKIDYTPDFNIIEKSITSKTKMIIINNPHNPTGRIWTEKDFESLEIILEKYPKILILGDEVYEYITFKEAHISFNTRKKLINRTIIASSFGKSLHVTGWKVGYLIAPELIMNEIKKVHQFLVFSVNSFAQFAISEYLDIVDFNDISSMYLKKRNLFQDLLKNSRFELMPCDGTYFQVVSYQNISKTNDVTFAKELIEKQGVAAIPISVFHNDQTDRQMLRFCFAKTDETLIQAAEKLIKI; encoded by the coding sequence ATGGAAAAAATTGCTAAACAAACCTTAATTCGATACAATCGATCAATAAACACCAATACTGAAATACTTATCACTGCTGGTGCTACACAAGGAATATATAGCACAATTAATGCGTTAATATCTACAAATGACGAAGTAATTATTTTAGATCCGTGCTACGACAGCTATGAACCTTCTGTTTTATTAGCTGGTGGACAACCAATACGAGTACCTTTAAAAATAGACTATACTCCTGATTTTAACATCATAGAAAAATCCATTACTTCTAAAACCAAAATGATTATTATTAATAATCCACATAACCCAACAGGTAGAATTTGGACTGAAAAAGATTTTGAATCATTAGAAATAATTTTAGAAAAATACCCTAAAATCCTCATATTAGGAGATGAAGTTTACGAATACATTACATTCAAAGAAGCTCATATTTCATTCAACACCCGAAAAAAACTAATTAACCGTACTATAATTGCTTCATCTTTTGGAAAATCTTTACATGTTACAGGCTGGAAAGTAGGTTATCTGATAGCCCCTGAGTTAATAATGAATGAAATAAAAAAAGTACACCAATTTTTAGTATTCAGTGTAAACAGCTTTGCTCAATTCGCTATTTCTGAATATCTAGATATAGTTGATTTTAACGACATTTCCAGTATGTATCTCAAAAAGAGAAATTTATTTCAAGATTTATTAAAAAACAGTCGTTTTGAACTAATGCCATGTGACGGAACATACTTTCAAGTAGTAAGTTATCAAAACATTTCAAAAACAAATGATGTAACATTTGCAAAAGAGTTAATTGAAAAACAAGGTGTAGCTGCTATTCCTATATCTGTATTTCATAACGACCAGACAGACAGACAAATGCTTCGTTTCTGTTTTGCTAAAACAGATGAAACCTTAATTCAAGCAGCTGAAAAACTTATAAAAATATAA
- a CDS encoding DUF5683 domain-containing protein gives MKYWIYIVIVSFSLGLFPTNAQDKIRLMANDTITKQKIDPLRPAKAAFYSALLPGAGQAYNKSYWKIPIVYAAIGTGAYAYFWNQKRYDSFRTEYIKRSAKDPDLNPEYARLTDDKLIQGQQFYQRNRDLSLLITVALYALNIIDANVDAHLQQFNVNDGLTIRPEIQTNDFNAQQNIGLALNFKF, from the coding sequence GTGAAATATTGGATATACATAGTTATTGTTAGCTTTAGTTTAGGTCTTTTCCCAACAAATGCACAGGATAAGATAAGACTAATGGCTAACGATACTATAACTAAACAAAAAATAGACCCTTTACGCCCCGCTAAAGCCGCTTTTTATTCTGCCTTATTACCTGGTGCTGGGCAAGCCTACAATAAAAGTTACTGGAAAATTCCTATTGTATATGCAGCAATAGGCACTGGAGCTTATGCTTATTTCTGGAACCAAAAACGATACGATAGTTTTAGAACAGAATATATAAAAAGATCTGCTAAAGACCCAGACTTAAATCCAGAATATGCTCGATTAACAGATGATAAATTAATCCAAGGACAGCAATTTTACCAAAGAAACAGAGATTTATCTTTACTTATTACAGTTGCTCTTTACGCACTTAACATAATAGATGCAAATGTAGATGCTCATTTACAACAATTTAACGTAAATGATGGATTAACTATTCGTCCTGAAATACAAACTAATGATTTTAACGCACAGCAAAACATAGGGCTTGCACTAAATTTTAAATTTTAA